Proteins encoded together in one Corvus hawaiiensis isolate bCorHaw1 chromosome 15, bCorHaw1.pri.cur, whole genome shotgun sequence window:
- the C15H5orf24 gene encoding UPF0461 protein C5orf24 homolog isoform X2, translated as MMHPVASSNPAFCGTGKSSCLNEDNVRAADQFDLYATQQSKYSHAVSHKPIACQRQDALNESHLQTTSGRNIETKDELKKKKNLNRSGKRGRPSGTTKSAGYRTSTGRPLGTTKAAGFKTSPGRPLGTTKAAGYKVSPGRPPGKKQQAFRCSSDA; from the exons ATGATGCACCCTGTTGCCAGCAGTAATCCAGCTTTCTGTGGGACTGGCAAGAGCTCTTGCCTGAATGAAGACAATGTAAGGGCTGCAGATCAGTTTGACCTCTACGCCACACAGCAGAGCAAGTACAGCCATGCAGTCAGCCACAAACCCATTGCCTGCCAGAGACAAGACGCCTTGAACGAATCCCACTTGCAGACCACAAGTGGCAGGAATATAGAGACAAAAGATgaactaaagaaaaagaaaaacctcaacCGCTCCGGGAAACGTGGAAGGCCGTCAGGGACCACGAAATCAGCAGGGTACCGAACGAGCACAGGTCGACCCCTGGGGACCACCAAAGCAGCTGGATTTAAGACAAGTCCAGGCAGACCCTTGGGTACAACTAAAGCAGCAGGATACAAAGTCAGCCCAGGCAGACCTCCAG gaaaaaagcagcaagccTTCAGGTGTTCCAGTGATGCCTAA
- the C15H5orf24 gene encoding UPF0461 protein C5orf24 homolog isoform X1 yields MMHPVASSNPAFCGTGKSSCLNEDNVRAADQFDLYATQQSKYSHAVSHKPIACQRQDALNESHLQTTSGRNIETKDELKKKKNLNRSGKRGRPSGTTKSAGYRTSTGRPLGTTKAAGFKTSPGRPLGTTKAAGYKVSPGRPPGSIKALSRLANLNYTCGSAAFPYPMVHNRGVHAAGETSSKIKQPNE; encoded by the coding sequence ATGATGCACCCTGTTGCCAGCAGTAATCCAGCTTTCTGTGGGACTGGCAAGAGCTCTTGCCTGAATGAAGACAATGTAAGGGCTGCAGATCAGTTTGACCTCTACGCCACACAGCAGAGCAAGTACAGCCATGCAGTCAGCCACAAACCCATTGCCTGCCAGAGACAAGACGCCTTGAACGAATCCCACTTGCAGACCACAAGTGGCAGGAATATAGAGACAAAAGATgaactaaagaaaaagaaaaacctcaacCGCTCCGGGAAACGTGGAAGGCCGTCAGGGACCACGAAATCAGCAGGGTACCGAACGAGCACAGGTCGACCCCTGGGGACCACCAAAGCAGCTGGATTTAAGACAAGTCCAGGCAGACCCTTGGGTACAACTAAAGCAGCAGGATACAAAGTCAGCCCAGGCAGACCTCCAGGTAGCATTAAAGCTCTATCACGGCTTGCAAATCTAAATTATACTTGTGGCAGTGCAGCTTTTCCTTACCCTATGGTGCATAACAGAGGAGTACATGCTGCTGGTGAAACTAGCAGCAAAATCAAACAGCCTAATGAATGA
- the TXNDC15 gene encoding thioredoxin domain-containing protein 15, protein MWARMWRLLLALAWLAATLPAGAAAERSAGGPEPVRYRTAEMADAMLGSGAAAEPPVLLSAVPAQASGGPAGHCDGATAGDACGPAGSGPAAAQAREQPVLEPVLPGPAEEQNGTDSAKAPKVNCEERNTTGIERFTLQILNVSQDLMEFLNPNSSDCTLVLFYTPWCRFSASLAPHFNSLPRAFPTLHFLALDASQHSSLSTRFGTVAVPNILLFQGAKPMARFNHTDRTLETLKEFIFNQTGIEGKSDVAVTEEDWEGPLPSVLTKGIDWLLLFSVLFLAGFVMYATIRTESIRWLIPGQEHEHQE, encoded by the exons ATGTGGGCGAGGATGTggcggctgctgctggcgcTGGCCTGGCTCGCTGCGACCCTTCCCGCAG gggcggcggcggagcggagcgcgggCGGCCCCGAGCCGGTGCGGTACCGCACGGCCGAGATGGCGGACGCGATGCtgggcagcggggccgcggccgAGCCGCCCGTGCTGCTGTCGGCGGTGCCGGCCCAGGCGAGCGGCGGCCCGGCAGGGCATTGCGATGGGGCGACCGCGGGCGACGCGTGCGGGCCGGCGGGgagcggccccgcggccgcccaGGCCCGGGAGCAGCCCGTGCTGGAGCCCGTGCTGCCCGGGCCTGCCGAGGAGCAGAACGGCACCGACAGCGCCAAGGCTCCCAAGGTGAACTGCGAGGAGAGGAACACGACGGGCATCGAGCGCTTCACGCTGCAGATCCTGAACGTGTCCCAG GACCTGATGGAGTTCCTAAACCCAAACAGCAGTGACTGTACTTTGGTCCTGTTCTACACACCATGGTGCCGCTTTTCTGCCAGCCTGGCACCTCATTTTAACTCTTTGCCCCGAGCATTCCCAACTCTTCACTTCCTGGCACTGGATgcatcccagcacagcag TTTATCAACTAGATTTGGAACTGTGGCTGTACCAAATATCCTCCTTTTCCAAGGTGCTAAACCTATGGCTAGATTTAATCATACAGACAGAACGCTGGAAACCCTGAAAGAGTTCATCTTTAACCAAACAG GGATAGAAGGTAAAAGCGATGTGGCTGTGACAGAGGAAGACTGGGAAGGGCCCTTGCCAAGCGTTCTGACGAAGGGCATAGACTGGCTGCTCCTGTTCTCTGTGCTCTTCCTGGCTGGCTTTGTCATGTATGCCACCATTCGCACCGAGAGCATCCGGTGGCTCATCCCGGGACAAGAGCACGAACATCAGGAATAA